The following proteins are co-located in the Gloeocapsa sp. PCC 7428 genome:
- a CDS encoding CHASE2 domain-containing protein, producing MKRGVWQKNHARYACWRVGVLPGLTCLGVVVVLRLIGLFQYYEWLAFDSFLRWRPTEQVDDRITLIGINEADIQSLKAYPVPDRELALLINTLQEYKPRAIGLDIVRDHAVELGHQELTAVFKDSKNLFVVEKVLPKTIAPPPNVVSTQIGFIDAITDDDGRLRRSLLGTPDPQHPQVYKHSLTLRLATAYLAAEGISLENGIRDIATMRFGSVELPQIHPHSGGYVSADAGGLQILLNYRNSPTQFQTLSLSDVKSRSFDPTWLRDRIIIIGMTTPSVKDEVTVTAIASGSLAPGKLYGVEVQAHAVSQIVSAVLDGRSLIWTWADGWEYLWILTWGIVGIVLGWLPLVPHKNFVIVAITSLGVVGASYALLAWWGLWIPVVPTALVLVLNGVGLAAFYQHNRAMRSRLHERQLTINHTYTTIHNGPLQTLKLLIKQARDRDVPQDELILKLTQIDNELREVYESLERDVHTQEQSLRLGSGQEINLNAPLHEALYQVYSQTLERDFPCYKTLKLKIPNFEPIDASYLSIEQKRSLCQFLEEALCNVGKHAKGVTRLRTDCLQKEDLCIVRVTDNGSSPSVSSEGRGTKQAMQLARQLKGRFQRQSSPHGTVCELTWRPRKSWFG from the coding sequence GTGAAGCGCGGTGTTTGGCAAAAAAATCATGCTAGGTATGCCTGCTGGCGTGTCGGTGTGTTGCCAGGATTAACTTGTTTAGGGGTCGTCGTTGTTTTACGTTTAATTGGGCTATTTCAATATTACGAATGGTTAGCTTTTGATAGCTTTCTGCGTTGGCGGCCAACAGAACAAGTTGATGACCGAATTACGCTTATCGGGATTAATGAGGCAGATATTCAGAGTCTTAAAGCTTACCCTGTTCCCGATCGCGAACTTGCTTTATTGATAAATACACTACAAGAGTATAAACCGAGAGCAATTGGTTTAGATATTGTTAGAGATCACGCAGTTGAACTTGGTCATCAAGAACTCACCGCTGTATTTAAGGACAGTAAAAACCTTTTTGTTGTTGAAAAGGTGCTACCAAAGACAATTGCACCACCACCAAATGTAGTTAGTACGCAAATTGGGTTTATCGATGCCATAACTGATGACGATGGACGTTTGCGGCGTAGCTTGCTAGGAACGCCAGATCCCCAACATCCTCAAGTCTACAAACACTCATTAACTCTCCGTTTAGCAACAGCGTATTTAGCTGCTGAAGGAATAAGTTTAGAAAATGGCATTCGCGATATTGCCACCATGCGGTTTGGTAGTGTGGAACTTCCACAGATACACCCTCATTCTGGCGGTTATGTTAGTGCCGATGCTGGTGGACTGCAAATTTTACTGAATTATCGTAATAGTCCAACTCAATTTCAGACACTATCACTGAGTGATGTCAAAAGTAGGAGTTTTGACCCTACGTGGTTACGCGATCGCATCATTATTATTGGCATGACTACTCCTAGTGTCAAAGACGAAGTGACAGTGACAGCGATTGCGAGTGGTTCTCTGGCACCTGGAAAGCTTTACGGAGTTGAGGTTCAAGCCCATGCAGTCAGTCAAATTGTGAGTGCCGTACTCGATGGGCGATCGCTCATTTGGACTTGGGCAGATGGATGGGAATATTTATGGATTCTCACCTGGGGAATTGTGGGTATCGTCTTGGGGTGGCTACCGCTGGTACCACATAAAAACTTTGTGATTGTGGCGATAACCAGCCTCGGTGTTGTGGGCGCGAGTTATGCGTTGTTGGCATGGTGGGGATTATGGATTCCTGTCGTACCTACAGCGCTTGTTTTAGTTCTGAATGGTGTGGGACTCGCGGCATTTTATCAACACAATCGGGCGATGCGATCGCGTCTTCACGAGCGTCAGTTAACAATTAATCACACTTACACAACGATCCACAACGGACCTTTACAAACCCTAAAATTACTCATCAAACAAGCCCGCGACCGAGATGTACCTCAAGACGAACTCATCTTAAAATTGACACAAATTGACAATGAATTGCGAGAGGTTTACGAATCGCTGGAAAGAGACGTTCACACCCAAGAACAAAGTTTACGCCTTGGTAGCGGACAAGAGATTAACTTAAATGCCCCGCTACACGAGGCTTTATATCAAGTTTACAGCCAAACTCTCGAACGAGATTTTCCCTGCTACAAAACGCTCAAGCTAAAAATCCCCAACTTTGAACCAATTGACGCCAGCTACCTTAGTATCGAGCAAAAACGCAGCTTGTGTCAGTTTCTCGAAGAAGCTTTGTGTAATGTTGGTAAACACGCCAAAGGAGTCACGCGGCTGAGAACCGATTGTTTGCAAAAAGAAGATCTATGTATTGTGCGCGTTACAGATAATGGCTCAAGCCCTAGTGTATCTTCTGAAGGTCGTGGGACAAAACAAGCAATGCAGCTAGCACGACAACTTAAAGGTCGATTTCAGCGCCAGTCGTCTCCTCACGGTACAGTATGTGAATTAACTTGGCGTCCGAGAAAGTCTTGGTTTGGTTGA
- a CDS encoding DUF928 domain-containing protein: MLTKAAGLLNKRITSRLLTMGVLVHSLVLCNAVVAEYIPPGDQKPPTSRTTGTVTRTGGCRKDKQATLTVLAPQKHTGQTVSSHPTFAWFVPDTESYPLEFRLYRYEASGDRTIIRKVRLQSQRGIMSFSLPLDTPPLVTGQRYNWQVILLCNPNRPSSALVAGADLDVVAMPNNLATTLATANNLQQKVNVYANAGLWYDALSTALTATTNKASQRLELELLEDLATLEDASEPHTTEYTTRIRPIIELERQQNI, from the coding sequence ATGTTGACTAAAGCAGCTGGACTTTTAAACAAACGCATCACTAGCAGATTACTCACAATGGGGGTTCTAGTGCATTCTCTGGTATTGTGTAACGCTGTTGTTGCTGAATACATACCACCTGGAGATCAAAAGCCTCCTACAAGTAGGACAACGGGTACAGTAACAAGAACAGGAGGATGTCGCAAAGACAAACAAGCAACATTAACAGTTCTAGCGCCCCAAAAACATACCGGACAAACAGTTTCCTCGCACCCAACTTTTGCGTGGTTTGTGCCTGATACAGAATCTTATCCACTCGAATTTCGGCTTTACAGATACGAAGCAAGTGGCGATCGCACAATTATCCGAAAAGTTCGATTACAAAGCCAACGCGGAATTATGTCCTTTTCTTTACCGCTTGACACACCACCTTTAGTCACTGGACAAAGATACAATTGGCAAGTTATTCTCTTGTGCAACCCAAATCGCCCTTCTAGCGCTTTAGTTGCAGGTGCAGATCTCGATGTTGTCGCGATGCCAAATAACTTAGCAACGACACTGGCAACAGCTAACAACCTACAACAAAAAGTTAATGTCTATGCTAATGCAGGTTTGTGGTATGACGCACTCAGTACAGCTTTAACGGCAACAACGAATAAAGCATCACAAAGGCTTGAACTAGAGTTATTAGAGGATTTGGCAACTTTGGAAGACGCCAGTGAACCACATACAACAGAATACACCACTCGCATTAGACCCATCATTGAGCTAGAACGACAACAAAACATATAA
- a CDS encoding CHAT domain-containing protein → MRRHRKVGCFLLIMFLSYLTCLGWGNIPALAQVPYALQFVQQGIKRYQAGDYNGAIAPWQRALILYQKSKNSQQEVAIVAENLARTYQQLGQGNQAIRYWEQAIAYYRPIDSQQTGRLLTEQAQSYSSIGQNRQAIALLCGTVQIQQECLPQTAVSIARARKDLLGEAAAWGSLGEAYRIRGDYLRAINYLQNSLKIAEAIANPQLHISALNSLGNAYSNLAQVSDRQAKSAEKLGESEQANQLRQQAASNNTKALEYFQNSLKLAQQQSDRTNQTRAYINSIPLYYRQANYNTAAQTHQQALALWQQLPDNRNKIYSAIDLAKLQQPSIDSPLECLNAQVQPKAIALLEQAASIAQKTQDNRALSFAIGELGHIYECRQDYAQALKLTQQARWAAEQDKDSLYLWEWQTGRIYQAQNQKSAAIKAYEKATATIETIRNEILTANRDLQFDFRDTVEPIYRDLIALKLGEVPPAVLLAATDANTKNLSSVLSTADSLKLAELQNYFGDDCALNVVNQQGLDIGSIDKNTAIFSSIILDKQTAIIASFPNGDKKVVWLNKDNESLRQEINEFRLGLESFFDEYDPQPAQKVYDWLVRPFTAELQQAKINTLVFIQDGILRSVPMAALHDGKQFLIQKYAVATTPGLSLTDLKASNPQSFRALALGLTERVVIDGQEFAPLPYVQQEIGEVQEQLKGSTPLLNAEFNRTRLQQELSENAYPIIHIATHGVFGTVPEDTFLITGNQEKLTITELDTLIRSTTKSTEPIELLTLTACQTAIGDDRAALGLAGVAVQAGAKSALASLWSIEDAATAQVAAQFYESLIDSRMSKAQALQKAQLALIEKGDKYTHPAYWAPYILIGNWL, encoded by the coding sequence ATGCGACGACACCGCAAAGTTGGTTGCTTTTTGTTAATTATGTTTCTGAGTTACTTAACTTGCTTAGGTTGGGGTAATATACCTGCACTAGCTCAAGTGCCGTATGCGCTTCAATTTGTTCAACAGGGAATAAAGCGCTATCAAGCAGGAGATTATAATGGTGCGATCGCACCTTGGCAAAGAGCATTGATTTTATACCAAAAATCAAAAAATAGTCAGCAAGAAGTAGCCATAGTAGCAGAAAATTTAGCCCGAACTTATCAACAACTCGGTCAAGGTAATCAAGCAATTCGATACTGGGAACAAGCGATCGCCTACTACCGCCCGATCGATTCCCAACAAACTGGAAGGCTACTTACCGAACAAGCGCAATCATACAGTAGTATCGGGCAAAACCGACAAGCGATCGCGCTATTATGTGGGACAGTGCAAATACAGCAAGAATGTCTTCCTCAAACCGCAGTTAGTATTGCACGCGCGCGTAAAGATTTATTAGGAGAAGCCGCAGCCTGGGGAAGTTTGGGCGAAGCTTATCGAATTCGAGGCGATTATTTACGAGCGATTAATTATTTGCAAAATAGCTTAAAAATTGCTGAAGCGATCGCTAATCCACAGTTGCATATCTCTGCTTTAAATAGCTTAGGAAATGCTTATAGTAATCTGGCGCAGGTAAGCGATCGCCAGGCAAAATCTGCGGAAAAACTTGGTGAAAGCGAACAAGCAAATCAACTACGACAACAAGCCGCAAGCAACAATACTAAAGCTTTAGAATATTTTCAAAACAGTCTTAAATTAGCGCAGCAACAAAGCGATCGCACTAATCAAACGCGTGCTTATATTAATTCAATTCCTTTATATTATCGCCAAGCGAACTATAATACTGCCGCGCAAACACATCAACAAGCACTTGCCCTCTGGCAGCAACTACCGGACAATCGTAACAAGATTTACTCAGCAATTGACCTTGCTAAACTACAGCAACCAAGTATAGATTCACCGTTAGAATGTTTGAATGCACAAGTTCAACCCAAGGCGATCGCGCTACTTGAACAAGCTGCTAGTATCGCCCAAAAAACTCAAGATAATCGTGCATTATCGTTTGCGATCGGTGAACTCGGTCATATTTACGAATGTCGTCAAGACTACGCACAAGCATTAAAATTAACACAACAAGCACGCTGGGCTGCTGAACAAGACAAAGATAGTCTTTACCTTTGGGAGTGGCAAACAGGAAGAATTTATCAAGCCCAAAATCAAAAATCTGCGGCAATCAAGGCTTATGAAAAAGCAACAGCAACTATTGAAACAATTCGCAATGAAATTCTGACAGCTAACCGCGATCTACAATTTGATTTTCGGGACACTGTTGAACCCATTTATCGCGATTTAATCGCACTGAAATTAGGTGAAGTTCCGCCTGCTGTCTTATTAGCTGCAACAGACGCAAATACTAAAAATCTTAGTTCTGTACTTTCAACAGCCGATTCCCTCAAACTCGCAGAACTTCAAAATTACTTTGGCGATGATTGCGCTTTGAACGTTGTGAATCAGCAAGGATTAGATATTGGTAGCATAGACAAAAATACAGCAATTTTTAGTTCTATTATTCTAGATAAGCAAACAGCAATTATTGCTAGTTTTCCTAACGGAGATAAAAAAGTTGTTTGGTTGAATAAAGATAACGAAAGTCTCAGGCAAGAAATTAATGAATTTCGTTTAGGACTCGAAAGCTTTTTTGATGAATACGATCCGCAACCCGCGCAAAAAGTTTATGATTGGTTAGTTCGTCCTTTCACGGCTGAATTGCAGCAAGCAAAAATTAACACGCTTGTTTTCATCCAAGATGGAATTTTACGCAGTGTGCCAATGGCCGCATTGCATGATGGAAAACAGTTTTTAATTCAAAAATATGCAGTAGCAACAACTCCTGGGCTAAGTTTAACTGATTTGAAAGCTTCAAATCCGCAAAGTTTCCGCGCACTCGCGTTGGGATTAACTGAAAGAGTTGTCATTGATGGTCAAGAATTTGCACCACTACCGTACGTCCAACAAGAAATCGGCGAAGTTCAAGAACAATTAAAAGGTAGTACACCTTTATTAAATGCAGAGTTTAACCGCACACGCTTGCAACAAGAGTTGAGCGAAAATGCTTATCCAATTATTCATATTGCGACTCACGGAGTATTTGGCACTGTTCCAGAAGATACGTTTCTGATTACTGGAAACCAAGAGAAACTAACAATTACTGAACTTGATACGTTGATTCGCAGTACTACGAAAAGTACAGAACCTATTGAACTTTTAACGTTAACTGCTTGTCAAACTGCGATTGGCGACGATCGCGCTGCGTTAGGTCTTGCTGGTGTTGCTGTCCAAGCAGGTGCCAAAAGTGCATTAGCATCATTGTGGTCGATTGAAGACGCTGCAACTGCACAAGTAGCCGCACAATTTTATGAAAGCTTAATAGATTCTAGAATGAGTAAAGCACAAGCTCTACAAAAAGCTCAATTAGCACTCATTGAAAAAGGTGATAAATATACCCATCCAGCGTACTGGGCACCATATATTCTCATTGGCAATTGGTTGTAA
- a CDS encoding filamentous hemagglutinin N-terminal domain-containing protein: MYFLLFLNKIAIYLKQIKLLLFIGIASKSFCLAPASAQIIPDETLGSEKSVVTSIAPASIDLITGGATRGINLFHSFQEFNVDAARSVYFANPQGIENILSRVTGKNPSSILGLLGVQGEANLYLINPNGIIFGTDAILNVQGSFVATTANAVQFGNQGIFNTSNPTAVPLLSVNPSAFLFNQLVPNSFIYQAASFLQVPESNSLIFLGGNVTIDSGVLLAPSGRVEVGGLAAEGEVELTINSSNLNLGFPTNVAKADVLLTNAAGISVAGEGGGSIEVNARDINLLGTSALLAGIQPKLGSVDTQAGDIILDGTGQVTVGEFSLIGNFVSPDSTGSGGNIYIKTSTLSVTEGAQISTATFGQGNAGSIEINTRDTVNIAGFNEGYSSGIFSTINANGNAGNISVKTTDLFLVDGAQIVANTFGKGNAGSIFVQANNVSLDNASGILSSVSSGAVGDGGDIQIQTRSLSLTNGSQIQALVFREQGDIPGGQGKGGNITINATESVDLIGISSVQLPIINPLNDSEFIATEGFSSGIFTSTEKGAIGSGGNIAINTRSLQVRDSAIVNAQTLNSSDGGQITINTNTFTATEGGQVLTVSRDRGKAGNITLTATESVTLSGSDPSFFERFERFGRDIVNNEGAASGLFASTDTDSTGNGGTISLATGNLLVSDRAKISAQSLGTGIAGNINIRADESINADDGEIATSASQSVGGAINVVAGDIRLHGDSDIRTNVASGAGGGGNITLSASSILAFDDSDILAFARDGQGGNITLNTPVFFAGNFQPAAFNTNPDNLDGNNRVDINASGAVAGVVEIPDVSFIQNSLIDLPENLINTDTLIANSCIARTQQGGTFLITGAGSLPSRPGDSVSAYSTGSVQSIPDTSSRPWRLGDPIVEPQGIYRLGNGRLLLSRECLRSPDNNS, translated from the coding sequence ATGTACTTTCTGCTATTTTTAAATAAAATTGCCATTTATCTAAAACAAATAAAACTTTTATTATTCATAGGAATTGCTAGCAAAAGCTTCTGTCTTGCCCCAGCATCAGCACAAATTATCCCTGATGAAACTTTAGGAAGCGAAAAATCAGTTGTCACATCCATTGCTCCTGCATCTATTGATTTAATTACAGGTGGTGCAACTCGTGGAATCAATCTCTTTCATAGTTTCCAAGAATTCAATGTAGATGCAGCAAGAAGCGTTTATTTTGCAAATCCTCAAGGAATTGAGAATATATTGAGTCGAGTCACTGGGAAAAATCCTTCTAGTATATTAGGGCTTCTCGGCGTACAAGGTGAGGCAAATTTATATTTAATTAATCCCAACGGAATTATCTTTGGAACAGATGCAATACTAAATGTACAAGGATCGTTTGTTGCGACAACCGCAAACGCGGTTCAGTTTGGTAATCAAGGCATTTTTAATACTTCTAATCCTACTGCTGTTCCGCTATTATCAGTGAATCCTTCAGCGTTTCTTTTTAATCAGCTTGTACCAAATTCGTTCATTTATCAAGCTGCAAGCTTTTTGCAAGTTCCTGAGAGTAACAGCTTGATATTTCTAGGCGGCAATGTAACTATTGATAGTGGAGTATTACTGGCTCCCAGTGGTCGTGTAGAGGTCGGAGGATTAGCAGCAGAAGGCGAAGTAGAGTTAACTATTAATAGTAGTAATTTAAATTTAGGTTTTCCTACCAATGTAGCAAAAGCAGATGTATTGCTGACAAATGCAGCAGGAATCAGCGTTGCGGGAGAAGGTGGAGGTAGCATTGAAGTCAACGCCCGAGACATCAATCTTTTAGGAACAAGTGCCTTATTAGCAGGTATACAACCTAAGTTAGGTTCTGTTGATACTCAAGCAGGAGATATTATCTTAGACGGAACAGGGCAAGTAACTGTAGGTGAATTTAGCTTAATTGGTAACTTTGTCAGTCCAGATTCTACTGGTAGTGGCGGCAATATTTATATCAAAACAAGTACATTATCTGTTACAGAAGGAGCACAAATCTCTACTGCAACTTTTGGACAAGGCAATGCAGGAAGTATAGAAATTAACACTCGTGATACTGTCAATATTGCTGGATTTAATGAAGGCTATTCGAGCGGAATTTTTAGTACTATTAATGCAAATGGTAATGCTGGCAATATCAGTGTTAAAACAACAGATTTATTTTTAGTGGATGGTGCGCAAATTGTTGCCAATACTTTCGGTAAAGGAAATGCGGGCAGTATATTTGTACAAGCTAACAATGTTTCGCTTGATAACGCAAGTGGAATCCTAAGTAGCGTGTCTTCAGGTGCAGTTGGGGATGGTGGTGATATTCAGATTCAAACGCGATCGCTTTCCCTCACAAACGGTTCGCAAATACAAGCTTTGGTATTTCGAGAACAAGGAGACATTCCAGGCGGACAAGGTAAAGGCGGTAATATCACCATTAACGCTACAGAATCTGTAGATCTTATTGGTATTAGTTCCGTACAACTTCCAATTATTAATCCTTTGAATGATTCCGAATTCATTGCGACGGAAGGCTTTTCAAGCGGAATCTTCACGAGTACAGAAAAAGGCGCGATCGGTTCGGGTGGAAACATTGCTATCAATACAAGAAGCTTGCAAGTACGCGATAGTGCGATTGTCAACGCCCAAACTCTTAACTCTAGCGATGGCGGTCAGATTACTATTAATACCAATACGTTTACCGCAACAGAAGGCGGACAAGTTTTGACAGTAAGTCGCGATCGCGGTAAAGCCGGAAATATTACTCTGACTGCAACTGAGTCTGTCACCCTATCAGGTAGCGATCCTAGCTTTTTTGAACGATTTGAACGCTTTGGGCGGGATATTGTCAATAACGAAGGTGCGGCGAGTGGATTATTTGCAAGTACAGATACAGATTCGACAGGCAATGGCGGTACAATTAGCTTAGCAACCGGAAATTTACTAGTAAGCGATCGCGCTAAAATCTCTGCTCAAAGCTTGGGAACTGGTATAGCAGGTAATATTAATATTCGTGCTGATGAATCTATAAATGCTGACGACGGTGAAATTGCTACTTCTGCAAGTCAATCTGTTGGAGGTGCGATTAATGTCGTTGCTGGAGATATTCGCCTGCATGGTGACAGTGATATTCGTACTAATGTTGCTAGTGGTGCGGGTGGTGGAGGCAATATTACCCTTAGTGCTAGCTCGATTCTAGCTTTTGATGACAGCGATATTCTCGCATTTGCCCGCGATGGACAAGGTGGTAACATTACGCTGAATACACCTGTATTCTTTGCCGGAAACTTTCAACCTGCGGCATTTAATACTAATCCAGATAACCTAGATGGTAACAACCGCGTTGATATTAATGCAAGTGGCGCGGTAGCTGGAGTTGTTGAAATTCCTGATGTGAGTTTTATCCAAAATAGCTTGATAGATTTACCAGAAAATCTTATCAACACTGATACTTTAATTGCTAATAGTTGCATTGCTCGCACTCAACAAGGAGGAACTTTTCTGATTACAGGTGCGGGTAGCTTACCATCACGTCCTGGAGATTCTGTATCTGCATATTCTACAGGATCTGTGCAGTCGATTCCTGATACATCCTCCCGTCCTTGGCGATTAGGCGATCCTATCGTTGAACCGCAAGGGATCTATCGATTGGGAAATGGACGATTGCTATTAAGTCGCGAGTGTTTGCGATCGCCTGATAACAATTCTTGA
- a CDS encoding S8 family serine peptidase, whose protein sequence is MLSTSRRSNEYFSVTSANESLEKLHSTSRVLESGILPEFDDPLSSNRTTYSSSLSNSVTPQVTPDPGSNLGTAYNLGTLNRPFTLTDFVGNSDVSDIYRFNLASNSSFNLSLNGLTADADVELLNGNGTRLAISGASGTTSEWIDGSLNTGTYYVKVFQYTGNTNYRLSLSATPIVNGVRSVLGNLGADTFTWQSGFNRTVISGNGNVDFGRGALDTLNLASISSTTARLNLASANGGGVVYNPGNGARVFDAITLNNGNQVLFEGIDRIRFADRTINRFVRPNDPLFNQQWNLHMMGVHNAWQFTKGSTNVLIGVQDSGLGVNSSGNIHPELRTTYVFPGNNYIDDFRDVFRNINHQESHGTAVEGIIAARSNNGVGMSGINWTSPVYNIDVLGGNSGDLDIAQAAQAMINQANSQGQRLVINMSLGTPGLSNFGRTDIFPAFNQVVANNPNVLFVIAAGNEGHLGASGISYPATLASLYNNVIAVGASWGTRSANNFATTPGDRISYPGWWGSQYGTGLTLMGPSEVIAPYADRYGRFSYWGTGSIPGFNGTSAAAPNVAGVASLVWSANRNLSATRIKQILSQTAFDLGARSYDTVYGHGFVNADAAVRRAMAIGRGAA, encoded by the coding sequence ATGCTATCTACCTCTCGTCGAAGCAATGAGTATTTTTCTGTTACTAGTGCTAATGAGTCTTTAGAAAAATTACATTCGACCTCTAGAGTACTCGAATCAGGAATCTTACCAGAATTTGACGATCCACTATCAAGCAATAGAACAACTTACAGTTCTAGTCTCTCAAATTCAGTAACACCACAAGTTACACCCGATCCTGGTAGTAATCTAGGTACTGCGTACAATCTTGGCACTCTCAACCGTCCGTTTACGCTTACTGATTTTGTCGGTAATAGTGATGTTTCCGATATCTACCGCTTCAACTTAGCAAGTAACAGTAGTTTCAACTTGTCTCTTAATGGTTTAACCGCAGATGCTGATGTTGAGTTACTCAACGGTAATGGTACGCGCCTAGCAATTTCTGGTGCTTCTGGCACAACCTCAGAATGGATAGACGGTAGCCTCAATACAGGAACTTATTACGTTAAAGTCTTTCAATACACGGGTAACACTAACTACCGACTTAGCTTATCTGCTACGCCAATTGTTAATGGTGTGCGTAGTGTCTTAGGAAACTTAGGCGCAGATACATTTACTTGGCAATCTGGCTTCAATCGTACAGTGATTTCTGGCAATGGCAATGTAGATTTCGGTAGGGGAGCGTTAGACACACTTAATCTTGCTAGTATTTCTTCAACGACAGCTAGATTAAATCTCGCTAGTGCCAATGGAGGTGGTGTAGTCTACAACCCTGGAAACGGTGCGCGTGTCTTTGATGCGATTACACTCAACAATGGCAATCAAGTTCTCTTTGAAGGAATTGATCGCATTCGCTTCGCAGATCGCACAATTAACCGCTTTGTCAGACCTAACGATCCCTTGTTTAATCAACAGTGGAATTTGCATATGATGGGCGTACATAACGCCTGGCAATTTACTAAGGGTTCCACAAATGTCCTCATTGGCGTTCAAGATTCGGGGTTGGGAGTTAATAGCAGTGGTAATATTCATCCTGAGCTACGTACTACGTATGTTTTTCCAGGTAACAATTACATAGATGATTTTAGAGATGTGTTTCGCAATATAAATCATCAGGAGTCTCATGGCACAGCAGTCGAAGGCATTATTGCAGCCAGAAGTAACAACGGCGTGGGAATGAGTGGCATTAACTGGACTTCTCCTGTTTATAACATTGATGTGTTGGGTGGGAATTCAGGAGACTTAGACATAGCCCAAGCTGCGCAAGCGATGATTAATCAAGCTAATAGCCAGGGGCAACGTCTTGTCATCAATATGAGTTTAGGGACGCCAGGATTAAGTAATTTTGGTCGAACTGATATTTTCCCTGCCTTCAATCAAGTTGTTGCTAATAACCCCAACGTTCTTTTTGTTATTGCCGCAGGTAATGAAGGTCATTTAGGAGCAAGTGGTATCTCTTATCCCGCAACACTCGCAAGTCTGTATAACAATGTCATCGCAGTGGGTGCTTCTTGGGGTACACGTAGTGCAAACAATTTTGCAACTACGCCAGGCGATCGCATCTCATATCCAGGCTGGTGGGGTTCGCAGTATGGCACTGGACTCACTTTGATGGGACCTTCTGAGGTCATCGCGCCTTATGCCGATCGTTATGGACGGTTTAGTTATTGGGGAACCGGAAGCATTCCTGGGTTCAATGGTACCTCAGCCGCCGCCCCAAATGTTGCAGGTGTCGCATCTTTAGTCTGGAGTGCTAATCGCAATCTTTCTGCTACCCGAATTAAACAAATATTGTCGCAAACAGCTTTTGATTTAGGTGCAAGAAGTTACGATACAGTGTATGGTCATGGATTTGTAAATGCTGATGCTGCTGTGCGACGCGCAATGGCAATTGGACGAGGTGCTGCATAA
- a CDS encoding protease complex subunit PrcB family protein, with product MNNSIDFELIDVGYNPLVAGFEPEPKIVIFRSQQEWNNFWSKFSFLDVNLNEQKPPVPSVDFKKQMVIGLSIGSRPTGGYSIQIDRIEQLTDSETPQWLIHYTEITPGENCPVTQQPITPNVFILTQNSNAAIDLNAKKIISSCSS from the coding sequence ATGAATAATTCTATCGATTTTGAATTAATTGATGTTGGTTACAACCCTTTAGTAGCAGGATTTGAACCTGAACCGAAAATTGTTATTTTTAGAAGTCAGCAAGAGTGGAATAATTTTTGGAGCAAATTCTCTTTTTTAGATGTCAACTTAAACGAACAAAAACCTCCTGTTCCTTCTGTTGACTTTAAGAAACAAATGGTTATTGGCTTAAGTATTGGTTCTCGACCAACTGGAGGATATAGCATTCAAATCGACCGCATTGAGCAACTAACAGATTCCGAAACTCCTCAATGGCTGATCCACTACACCGAAATCACCCCTGGTGAAAACTGCCCTGTAACGCAGCAGCCCATAACACCTAATGTATTTATCTTAACTCAAAATTCTAACGCTGCTATTGACTTAAATGCTAAAAAAATAATTTCTTCATGTTCTAGTTAA